The proteins below come from a single Streptomyces tubercidicus genomic window:
- the opcA gene encoding glucose-6-phosphate dehydrogenase assembly protein OpcA — protein MKIDLTETTSSKINKALVQGRRAVGTPAIGMVLTLVIVTDEENAYDALKAANDASREHPSRTLVVIKRVSRSPRDRAKARLDAEVRVGTDAGTGETVIVRLYGEVIDHAQSVVLPLLLPDAPVVVWWAVNAPAAPAQDPLGALAQRRVTDAYASEQPIHELSTRAETYTPGDTDLSWTRITPWRSMLAAALDQAPCTVTSAEVTGEEFNPSCELLAMWLADRLNVPVTRKVSDGPGLTAVRLESSSGAIVLDRPDGSLATLSMRGQPDRAVALKRRDTSELLAEELRRLDPDEIYAASLKFGVDRLGHADGPQPADDPQPAAGEKAADESGPAKPAAKKAAKKAAAK, from the coding sequence ATGAAGATCGATCTGACGGAAACCACGTCCAGCAAGATCAACAAGGCGTTGGTCCAGGGCCGTCGCGCCGTCGGCACCCCTGCCATCGGCATGGTGCTCACCCTCGTCATCGTCACCGACGAGGAGAACGCCTATGACGCGCTGAAGGCGGCCAACGACGCGTCCCGTGAGCACCCCTCGCGCACCCTCGTGGTCATCAAGCGGGTCAGCCGCTCACCGCGCGACCGCGCCAAGGCCCGCCTCGATGCCGAGGTGCGGGTCGGCACGGACGCCGGCACCGGCGAGACGGTCATAGTGCGGCTGTACGGCGAGGTCATCGACCACGCCCAGTCCGTGGTGCTGCCGCTGCTGCTGCCGGACGCCCCGGTCGTGGTCTGGTGGGCGGTGAACGCCCCGGCGGCCCCCGCACAGGATCCGCTCGGTGCGCTGGCCCAGCGCCGGGTCACCGATGCCTACGCCTCTGAGCAGCCCATTCACGAGCTGTCCACCCGCGCGGAGACCTACACGCCGGGCGACACGGACCTGTCCTGGACCCGGATCACGCCCTGGCGCTCGATGCTGGCGGCGGCGCTGGACCAGGCCCCGTGCACGGTCACCTCGGCCGAGGTGACCGGCGAGGAGTTCAACCCCAGCTGCGAGCTGCTGGCCATGTGGCTGGCCGACCGGCTGAACGTCCCGGTCACCCGCAAGGTGTCCGACGGCCCCGGTCTGACGGCCGTACGGCTGGAGTCCAGCAGCGGCGCGATCGTGCTGGACCGCCCGGACGGCTCGCTCGCCACGCTCTCGATGCGCGGTCAGCCCGACCGTGCGGTGGCGCTCAAGCGGCGGGACACCTCCGAGCTGCTCGCCGAGGAGCTGCGCCGGCTCGACCCGGACGAGATCTACGCCGCCTCGCTGAAGTTCGGCGTGGACCGGCTCGGTCACGCCGACGGCCCGCAGCCGGCGGACGACCCGCAGCCGGCCGCCGGGGAGAAGGCCGCGGACGAGAGCGGCCCGGCCAAGCCCGCGGCGAAGAAGGCCGCGAAGAAGGCAGCCGCCAAGTGA
- a CDS encoding RNA polymerase-binding protein RbpA: protein MASGNAIRGSRVGAGPMGEAERGESAPRTRISFWCSNGHETQPSFAGDAQVPDTWDCPRCGFPAGKDRDSPPDPPRTEPYKTHLAYVRERRSDADGEAILAEALAKLRGEI from the coding sequence GTGGCAAGTGGCAACGCGATCCGAGGAAGTCGGGTCGGGGCGGGGCCGATGGGGGAGGCCGAGCGCGGCGAGTCCGCGCCGCGCACCCGCATCTCCTTCTGGTGCTCCAATGGGCACGAGACGCAGCCCAGCTTCGCCGGCGATGCGCAGGTTCCGGACACCTGGGACTGCCCGCGCTGTGGTTTCCCGGCCGGCAAGGACCGGGACAGCCCGCCGGACCCGCCGCGCACCGAGCCGTACAAGACCCACCTCGCCTACGTCCGCGAGCGTCGCAGCGACGCCGACGGTGAGGCGATCCTCGCGGAGGCGCTCGCCAAGCTCCGCGGCGAGATCTGA
- the pgl gene encoding 6-phosphogluconolactonase: MSAPQVVVHRDKELMAKAAAARLITKIVDAQAARGSASVVLTGGRNGNGLLAALAEAPARDAVDWSRLDLWWGDERFAPDGDPERNHTQAREVLLDSVPLNPARVHPMPASDGPYGHDADAAAEAYAAALAAAAGPEDHGPVPSFDVLLLGVGPDTHVASLFPELPAVYEQEQTVVGVHGAPKPPPTRVSLTLPAIRAAREVWLLAAGEDKANAAAIALSGAGEVQAPAAGARGRSRTLWLLDEAAASQLPRGLYPPASA, translated from the coding sequence GTGAGTGCTCCGCAGGTGGTCGTCCACCGCGACAAGGAGCTGATGGCCAAGGCCGCGGCGGCCCGGCTGATCACGAAGATCGTGGACGCCCAGGCCGCCCGCGGCTCCGCCTCCGTGGTCCTGACCGGCGGGCGCAACGGCAACGGGCTGCTCGCGGCCCTCGCCGAGGCGCCCGCCCGGGACGCGGTGGACTGGTCCCGGCTCGATCTGTGGTGGGGCGACGAGCGGTTCGCACCGGACGGCGATCCGGAGCGCAACCACACCCAGGCCCGGGAGGTGCTGCTGGACAGCGTCCCGCTGAACCCGGCACGGGTGCACCCCATGCCCGCGTCGGACGGCCCGTACGGCCATGACGCCGATGCCGCCGCCGAGGCGTACGCGGCCGCACTCGCCGCCGCCGCGGGCCCCGAGGACCACGGCCCGGTGCCGTCCTTCGACGTCCTGCTGCTGGGCGTCGGCCCGGACACCCATGTCGCCTCGCTCTTCCCGGAGCTGCCCGCCGTCTACGAGCAGGAGCAGACGGTGGTCGGGGTGCACGGCGCGCCGAAGCCGCCGCCCACCCGGGTCTCGCTGACCCTGCCCGCGATTCGCGCGGCACGGGAGGTCTGGCTGCTGGCGGCCGGGGAGGACAAGGCCAATGCCGCGGCCATCGCCCTCTCCGGCGCCGGTGAGGTGCAGGCCCCGGCGGCCGGTGCACGGGGCCGCAGCCGGACCCTGTGGCTGCTGGACGAGGCGGCGGCATCCCAACTGCCGCGCGGCCTCTACCCGCCGGCTTCGGCCTGA
- the tal gene encoding transaldolase: MTDALKRLSDEGVAIWLDDLSRQRITSGNLAELIDQQHVVGVTTNPSIFQKAISDGHGYDQQVADLAARKVTVEEAIRMITTADVRDAADILRPVFDATGGQDGRVSIEVDPRLAHRTTPTIAEAKQLAWLVDRPNTLIKIPATKAGLPAITEVIGLGISVNVTLIFSLERYREVMDAYLAGLEKAKAAGLDLSLIRSVASFFVSRVDSEIDKRLEKLGTDEAKALKGKAALANARLAYEAYEEVFSTERWAALDKAGANKQRPLWASTGVKDPAYKDTLYVDELVAPGTVNTMPEATLEATGDHGAITGDTVRAHYAQARADLDAIAGLGISYDEVVQLLEDEGVEKFEASWNDLLKSTEAELKRLAPSEG; encoded by the coding sequence ATGACAGACGCACTCAAGCGCCTCTCCGACGAAGGCGTCGCGATCTGGCTGGACGACCTGTCGCGCCAGCGCATCACGTCCGGCAACCTCGCCGAGCTGATCGACCAGCAGCATGTCGTCGGTGTCACGACCAACCCGTCGATCTTCCAGAAGGCCATCTCGGACGGCCACGGCTACGACCAGCAGGTCGCCGACCTCGCCGCCCGTAAGGTCACCGTCGAGGAAGCCATCCGCATGATCACGACGGCGGACGTCCGGGACGCCGCCGACATCCTGCGGCCGGTCTTCGACGCCACCGGCGGCCAGGACGGCCGGGTCTCCATCGAGGTCGACCCGCGCCTGGCGCACCGGACCACCCCGACCATCGCCGAGGCCAAGCAGCTGGCGTGGCTGGTGGACCGCCCGAACACACTGATCAAGATCCCGGCCACCAAGGCGGGTCTGCCGGCGATCACCGAGGTCATCGGCCTGGGCATCAGCGTCAATGTCACGCTGATCTTCTCGCTGGAGCGCTACCGCGAGGTCATGGACGCCTACCTGGCGGGCCTGGAGAAGGCCAAGGCGGCGGGCCTGGACCTGTCGCTGATCCGTTCGGTCGCGTCGTTCTTCGTGTCCCGTGTGGACTCCGAGATCGACAAGCGCCTGGAGAAGCTCGGCACGGATGAGGCCAAGGCCCTCAAGGGCAAGGCCGCGCTGGCCAACGCCCGGCTGGCCTACGAGGCGTACGAGGAGGTCTTCTCCACGGAGCGCTGGGCCGCTCTCGACAAGGCCGGCGCCAACAAGCAGCGCCCGCTGTGGGCGTCCACCGGCGTCAAGGACCCCGCGTACAAGGACACCCTGTACGTGGACGAGCTGGTCGCGCCCGGCACGGTCAACACCATGCCGGAGGCCACCCTGGAGGCCACCGGCGACCACGGCGCGATCACGGGTGACACCGTGCGCGCCCACTACGCACAGGCCAGGGCCGACCTGGACGCGATCGCCGGACTCGGGATCTCGTACGACGAGGTCGTGCAGCTCCTGGAGGACGAGGGCGTGGAGAAGTTCGAGGCGTCCTGGAACGACCTGCTCAAGTCCACGGAGGCGGAGCTCAAGCGCCTCGCTCCCTCGGAGGGCTGA
- the zwf gene encoding glucose-6-phosphate dehydrogenase, with amino-acid sequence MTDSHGANPLRDALDRRLPRIAGPSGLVIFGVTGDLSRKKLMPAVYDLANRGLLPPGFSLVGFARREWEHEDFAQEVYAAVKEHSRTPFREEVWQQLVQGCRFVQGNFDDDEAFETLKETINELDKAQGTGGNFAFYLSVPPKFFPKVVQQLKKHGLADQKEDSWRRAVIEKPFGHNLESAQELNRIVHEVFPPNEVFRIDHYLGKETVQNILALRFANTMFEPLWNRSYVDHVQITMAEDIGIGGRAGYYDGIGAARDVIQNHLLQLLALTAMEEPASFEADALVAEKTKVLGAVRLPKDLGKETVRAQYAAGWQGGEQAVGYLQEDGIDPKSKTDTYAAVKLSIDNRRWAGVPFYLRTGKRLGRRVTEIAVVFQRAPHSPFDHTATEELGQNALVIRVQPDEGVTVRFGSKVPGTSMEVRDVSMDFAYGESFTESSPEAYERLILDVLLGDANLFPRLEEVEQSWRILDPIEVYWDKHGKPAQYPAGTWGPAEADEMLARDGRSWRRP; translated from the coding sequence TTGACTGATTCCCACGGAGCCAACCCGCTCCGTGACGCCCTGGACCGACGGCTCCCGCGTATCGCGGGGCCGTCGGGCCTGGTGATCTTTGGCGTCACGGGCGATTTGTCCCGTAAAAAGCTGATGCCCGCCGTCTACGACCTCGCCAACCGGGGGCTGCTGCCACCGGGCTTCTCGCTCGTCGGGTTCGCCCGTCGCGAGTGGGAGCACGAGGACTTCGCGCAGGAGGTCTATGCGGCGGTCAAGGAGCACTCCCGTACGCCGTTCCGCGAGGAGGTCTGGCAGCAGCTGGTCCAGGGCTGCCGCTTCGTCCAGGGCAACTTCGACGACGACGAGGCCTTCGAGACGCTCAAGGAGACGATAAACGAGCTCGACAAGGCGCAGGGCACCGGCGGCAACTTCGCCTTCTACCTGTCCGTGCCACCGAAGTTCTTCCCCAAGGTCGTCCAGCAGCTGAAGAAGCACGGGCTGGCCGACCAGAAGGAGGACTCCTGGCGCCGCGCGGTCATCGAGAAGCCCTTCGGACACAACCTGGAGAGCGCACAGGAACTCAACCGGATCGTCCACGAGGTCTTCCCGCCGAACGAGGTCTTCCGGATCGACCACTACCTGGGCAAGGAGACGGTTCAGAACATCCTGGCGCTGCGGTTCGCCAACACGATGTTCGAGCCGCTGTGGAACCGCAGCTATGTCGACCATGTCCAGATCACGATGGCCGAGGACATCGGCATCGGCGGCCGGGCCGGCTACTACGACGGCATCGGCGCCGCCCGTGACGTCATCCAGAACCACCTCCTCCAGCTGCTCGCGCTGACCGCGATGGAGGAGCCCGCCTCCTTCGAGGCGGACGCGCTGGTCGCGGAGAAGACCAAGGTGCTGGGCGCGGTACGGCTGCCCAAGGACCTCGGCAAGGAGACCGTCCGCGCGCAGTACGCGGCGGGCTGGCAGGGCGGCGAACAGGCCGTCGGCTATCTCCAGGAAGACGGTATCGACCCCAAGTCGAAGACCGACACCTACGCCGCGGTCAAGCTGTCGATCGACAACCGCCGCTGGGCGGGCGTCCCCTTCTACCTGCGCACCGGCAAGCGCCTGGGCCGCCGGGTCACCGAGATCGCGGTGGTCTTCCAGCGTGCTCCGCACTCCCCCTTCGACCACACCGCCACCGAGGAGCTGGGGCAGAACGCCCTGGTCATCCGGGTGCAGCCGGACGAGGGCGTGACCGTGCGGTTCGGCTCCAAGGTGCCGGGCACCTCGATGGAGGTGCGGGATGTGTCGATGGACTTCGCGTACGGCGAGTCCTTCACGGAGTCCAGCCCCGAGGCGTACGAGCGGCTGATCCTCGATGTGCTGCTCGGCGACGCCAACCTCTTCCCGCGGCTGGAGGAGGTGGAGCAGTCCTGGCGGATCCTCGACCCGATCGAGGTGTACTGGGACAAGCACGGCAAGCCCGCGCAGTACCCGGCGGGCACCTGGGGCCCCGCCGAGGCGGACGAAATGCTCGCACGAGACGGACGGAGCTGGCGTCGCCCATGA
- a CDS encoding phosphoglycerate kinase produces MKTIDDLQVAGQRVFVRADLNVPLDGTTITDDGRIRAVAPTIAKLVERGARVIVASHLGRPKGAPDPAFSLAPAAARLGEILGQDVAFAADTVGESARAVTAGLADGQVAVLENLRFNAGETSKDDAERGAFAEQLAGLADLYVGDGFGAVHRKHASVYDLPKRLPHAAGDLIATEVGVLKKLTEDVKRPYVVALGGAKVSDKLAVIDQLIEKADRILVGGGMAYTFLKAKGHEVGISLLQEDQVPACLEYLARAEKRGVEFVLPVDVLVSAEFPDLKTKAPAHPDTVAADAIPADKEGLDIGPKTRELYAAKLADAGTVFWNGPMGVFEHPDYAGGTQAVAQALLDSPAFTVVGGGDSAAAVRLLGFDETAFGHISTGGGASLEYLEGKTLPGLAALED; encoded by the coding sequence ATGAAGACGATCGACGACCTTCAGGTCGCCGGTCAGCGCGTCTTTGTCCGCGCCGACCTGAACGTGCCGCTGGACGGCACCACCATCACCGACGACGGCCGGATCCGTGCCGTCGCCCCGACGATCGCCAAGCTCGTCGAGCGCGGCGCCCGGGTGATCGTCGCCTCCCATCTGGGCCGTCCCAAGGGTGCCCCGGACCCGGCCTTCTCGCTGGCCCCGGCGGCCGCGCGGCTGGGCGAAATCCTCGGGCAGGACGTGGCGTTCGCGGCCGACACGGTCGGCGAGTCCGCCCGGGCCGTGACCGCGGGCCTGGCCGACGGCCAGGTGGCCGTGCTGGAGAACCTCCGCTTCAACGCGGGCGAGACCAGCAAGGACGACGCCGAGCGCGGCGCCTTCGCCGAGCAGCTGGCCGGCCTCGCGGACCTGTACGTGGGCGACGGCTTCGGTGCCGTGCACCGCAAGCACGCCTCCGTGTACGACCTCCCGAAGCGTCTTCCGCACGCCGCCGGCGACCTGATCGCCACCGAGGTCGGGGTCCTGAAGAAGCTCACCGAGGACGTCAAGCGCCCGTACGTCGTCGCACTGGGCGGCGCCAAGGTCTCCGACAAGCTGGCCGTCATCGACCAGCTGATCGAGAAGGCCGACCGCATCCTGGTCGGCGGCGGGATGGCGTACACCTTCCTCAAGGCCAAGGGCCACGAGGTCGGTATCTCGCTGCTCCAGGAGGACCAGGTTCCGGCCTGCCTGGAATACCTGGCGCGGGCCGAGAAGCGCGGTGTGGAGTTCGTGCTCCCCGTCGATGTGCTGGTCTCCGCCGAATTCCCGGACCTGAAGACCAAGGCCCCGGCGCACCCCGACACCGTCGCCGCGGACGCCATCCCGGCCGACAAGGAGGGCCTGGACATCGGCCCGAAGACCCGCGAGCTGTACGCCGCGAAGCTCGCCGACGCGGGCACGGTCTTCTGGAACGGCCCGATGGGTGTGTTCGAGCACCCCGACTACGCCGGTGGTACTCAGGCCGTCGCCCAGGCCCTGCTGGACTCGCCCGCCTTCACCGTGGTCGGGGGTGGTGACTCGGCAGCCGCGGTGCGTCTGCTGGGATTCGACGAGACCGCATTCGGCCACATCTCGACCGGCGGTGGCGCCAGCCTCGAATACCTCGAAGGCAAGACGCTCCCCGGCCTCGCCGCTCTGGAGGACTGA
- the secG gene encoding preprotein translocase subunit SecG: MVIGFSIALIVFSLLLMMLVLMHKGKGGGLSDMFGGGMQSSVGGSSVAERNLDRITIVVGLLWFACIVVLGILMKLSN; this comes from the coding sequence GTGGTCATCGGGTTCTCGATCGCCCTCATCGTCTTCAGCCTGCTGCTGATGATGCTGGTGCTCATGCACAAGGGGAAGGGCGGCGGCCTGTCCGACATGTTCGGCGGCGGTATGCAGTCCTCGGTCGGTGGCTCCTCGGTCGCCGAACGTAACCTCGACCGCATCACCATCGTGGTGGGTCTGCTGTGGTTCGCCTGCATCGTGGTGCTCGGCATCCTGATGAAGCTCAGCAACTGA
- the tpiA gene encoding triose-phosphate isomerase, whose product MTDRTPLMAGNWKMNLNHLEAIAHVQKLAFALADKDFDAVEVAVLPPFTDLRSVQTLVDGDKLKIKYGAQDLSAHDSGAYTGEISGPMLAKLKCAYVAIGHSERRQYHGENEEICNAKVKAAFRNGITPILCVGEGLDVRKAGNQVAHTLAQVDGGLADVPAEQAETIVIAYEPVWAIGTGEVATPEDAQEVCGAIRDRLAELYSQELADKVRIQYGGSVKSGNVAAIMAQPDVDGALIGGAALDADEFVKIVRFRDQ is encoded by the coding sequence GTGACTGACCGTACCCCGCTGATGGCGGGCAACTGGAAGATGAACCTCAACCACCTTGAGGCCATCGCCCACGTCCAGAAGCTCGCCTTCGCCCTCGCCGACAAGGACTTCGACGCCGTAGAGGTCGCGGTCCTGCCGCCCTTCACCGATCTGCGGTCGGTGCAGACGCTGGTCGACGGCGACAAGCTCAAGATCAAGTACGGCGCCCAGGATCTCTCCGCGCACGACTCCGGTGCCTACACCGGTGAGATCTCCGGCCCGATGCTCGCCAAGCTCAAGTGCGCGTACGTGGCCATCGGCCACAGCGAGCGCCGCCAGTACCACGGCGAGAACGAAGAGATCTGCAACGCCAAGGTCAAGGCCGCCTTCCGGAACGGCATCACCCCGATCCTGTGCGTCGGCGAGGGCCTGGACGTGCGCAAGGCCGGCAACCAGGTCGCGCACACCCTCGCCCAGGTCGACGGCGGTCTGGCGGACGTCCCGGCCGAGCAGGCCGAGACCATCGTGATCGCCTACGAGCCGGTGTGGGCCATCGGCACCGGCGAGGTCGCCACCCCCGAGGACGCGCAGGAGGTCTGCGGTGCGATCCGCGACCGTCTCGCCGAGCTCTACAGCCAGGAGCTGGCCGACAAGGTCCGTATCCAGTACGGCGGCTCGGTCAAGTCCGGCAATGTCGCGGCGATCATGGCGCAGCCCGACGTCGACGGCGCGCTGATCGGCGGCGCGGCGCTGGACGCGGACGAGTTTGTGAAGATCGTCCGTTTCCGCGACCAGTAG
- a CDS encoding MFS transporter, whose protein sequence is MRTGDGMADGGTEAGGTVTEAGRAAAVGALAWRGGFGRLWSAAVVSRFGDALRGTALPLLAYALTDSPLLISLVTACGFLPWLFFGLLGGAVADRVDQRRAMWAVDVLRGGLMAGFALAVALDRASIALLLALSFALTTLQTLFDNAATALLPAVVSKEALAAANARLMTGQELAGRFLGGPLAPVLLALGAALPFLADAATYLVAAALVASLRTGPPAGRTATAGRTLRREIAEGIRQLWRDRVLRAVCVSVALGNVGIGALIATLVVVIKGWLGAGDSGYVVVTTGYGIGMVLGGLLAGRTIAAVGGRGRTLLLAGVLQAVTLVGLGTLRTVWLAAVLLGLFGFAGMVWNVLETTVVQQRSPAGMLGRISAAFRTVSVAGTPLGALCGGAAATAFGPNAPALLAAALLALGTAALTPVLQPPDGAPSGGGQIPPTVR, encoded by the coding sequence ATGCGGACGGGGGACGGCATGGCGGACGGCGGGACGGAAGCGGGCGGGACGGTCACGGAAGCGGGCCGGGCGGCGGCGGTGGGCGCGCTTGCCTGGCGCGGCGGCTTCGGGCGGCTGTGGAGCGCCGCCGTGGTCTCCCGCTTCGGTGACGCGCTGCGGGGCACGGCCCTGCCGTTGCTCGCCTACGCCCTGACCGATTCGCCGCTGCTGATCTCGCTCGTCACGGCCTGCGGCTTCCTTCCCTGGCTGTTCTTCGGGCTGCTGGGCGGAGCCGTGGCCGACCGGGTGGACCAGCGGCGGGCGATGTGGGCCGTCGATGTGCTGCGCGGGGGGCTGATGGCCGGGTTCGCGCTGGCCGTGGCGCTCGACCGGGCAAGCATTGCGTTGCTGTTGGCGCTGTCCTTCGCCCTCACCACCCTCCAGACCTTGTTCGACAACGCCGCCACGGCCCTGTTGCCCGCGGTGGTGTCCAAGGAGGCGCTGGCTGCCGCCAACGCCCGGCTGATGACCGGTCAGGAGCTGGCCGGGCGGTTCCTCGGCGGCCCGCTGGCCCCGGTGCTGCTCGCGCTCGGCGCCGCACTCCCGTTCCTGGCCGACGCGGCCACCTACCTCGTCGCGGCCGCCCTCGTCGCCTCCTTGCGCACCGGTCCACCGGCCGGGCGGACGGCCACCGCCGGGCGCACCCTCCGGCGCGAAATAGCCGAGGGGATACGGCAGTTGTGGCGCGACCGGGTGCTGCGTGCCGTCTGTGTGTCGGTGGCGCTGGGCAATGTCGGCATCGGCGCGCTGATCGCGACCCTGGTGGTGGTCATCAAGGGCTGGCTGGGCGCCGGGGACTCCGGGTATGTCGTGGTGACCACCGGCTACGGCATCGGCATGGTTCTGGGCGGGCTGCTCGCGGGCCGGACGATCGCCGCCGTCGGCGGCCGGGGCCGCACCCTGCTGCTCGCCGGAGTGCTCCAGGCCGTGACCCTGGTGGGCCTCGGGACGCTGCGTACGGTCTGGCTCGCGGCCGTGCTGCTCGGGCTGTTCGGGTTCGCCGGCATGGTGTGGAACGTCCTGGAGACCACGGTCGTGCAGCAGCGCAGCCCGGCGGGGATGCTCGGCAGGATCAGCGCCGCCTTCCGTACGGTCTCGGTCGCCGGGACACCGCTCGGCGCGCTGTGCGGCGGCGCGGCCGCCACGGCGTTCGGCCCGAACGCCCCCGCGCTGCTGGCCGCCGCCCTGCTGGCCCTGGGGACGGCCGCGTTGACACCTGTTCTTCAGCCCCCCGACGGCGCCCCGTCCGGCGGCGGACAGATACCCCCTACCGTGCGCTGA
- the pgi gene encoding glucose-6-phosphate isomerase, protein MNAEGRSRLDQMPEWTALGKHREQLAEVHLRELFERDPARAGRYTLQVGDLHLDYSKHLVTDETLGLLRELAAAAGVAELRDAMFRGAKINITEQRSVLHTALRAPGSAVVTSDGENVVPGVQHVLTRMGTFSDRVRSGDWKGHTGKRIKTVVNIGIGGSDLGPAMAYEVLRAYTHRDMQFRFVSNVDGADLHEAVRDLDPAETLFIIASKTFTTIETITNATSARDWLLTGLGAGGEAVAKHFVALSTNAEKVAEFGIDTDNMFEFWDWVGGRYSFDSAIGLSLMIAIGPERFREMLAGFHLVDEHFRTAPPEENAPLLLGLLGIWYGNFWDAQSHAVLPYSHYLSKFTAYLQQLDMESNGKSVDRQGNRVGWQTGPVVWGTPGTNGQHAYYQLLHQGTKMIPADLIGFAAPVADLQPGLVAQHDLLMANLFAQGQALAFGKTPDEVRAEGVAEELVPHKTFPGNRPTTTILAAELSPSVLGQLIALYEHKVFVQGAVWNIDSFDQWGVELGKVLAKRVEPALTEGAEVPGLDASTAGLVAKYRELRGR, encoded by the coding sequence ATGAACGCAGAAGGCCGCAGCAGGCTCGATCAGATGCCTGAGTGGACCGCGCTGGGCAAGCACCGCGAGCAGCTGGCGGAGGTGCATCTGCGCGAGCTGTTCGAGCGGGACCCGGCGCGCGCCGGGCGCTACACCCTCCAGGTCGGCGATCTGCACCTGGACTACTCCAAGCACCTGGTCACCGACGAGACGCTGGGGCTGCTGCGCGAGCTGGCCGCGGCGGCCGGTGTGGCCGAACTGCGGGACGCGATGTTCCGCGGCGCGAAGATCAACATCACCGAGCAGCGCTCCGTGCTGCACACCGCGCTGCGCGCGCCCGGCTCGGCGGTCGTGACCAGCGACGGCGAGAACGTCGTCCCCGGCGTCCAGCACGTGCTGACCAGGATGGGCACCTTCAGCGACCGGGTCCGCTCCGGCGACTGGAAGGGCCACACCGGCAAGCGCATCAAGACCGTCGTCAACATCGGTATCGGCGGCTCGGACCTGGGTCCGGCGATGGCTTACGAGGTGCTGCGCGCCTACACCCACCGGGACATGCAGTTCCGCTTCGTCTCCAATGTGGACGGCGCCGATCTGCATGAGGCGGTCCGCGATCTGGACCCGGCCGAGACGCTGTTCATCATCGCCTCGAAGACCTTCACCACCATCGAGACGATCACCAACGCCACCTCGGCCCGGGACTGGCTGCTGACCGGCCTGGGGGCCGGGGGAGAGGCCGTCGCCAAGCACTTCGTGGCGCTGTCGACCAACGCCGAGAAGGTCGCGGAGTTCGGCATCGACACGGACAACATGTTCGAGTTCTGGGACTGGGTCGGCGGGCGCTACTCCTTCGACTCCGCGATCGGCCTGTCGCTGATGATCGCGATCGGCCCGGAGCGCTTCCGCGAGATGCTGGCCGGCTTCCACCTCGTCGACGAGCACTTCCGCACCGCCCCGCCGGAGGAGAACGCCCCGCTGCTGCTGGGCCTGCTCGGTATCTGGTACGGCAACTTCTGGGATGCCCAGTCGCATGCCGTACTGCCCTACAGCCACTACCTCTCCAAGTTCACCGCCTATCTCCAGCAGCTGGACATGGAGTCCAACGGCAAGTCCGTGGACCGCCAGGGCAACCGGGTCGGCTGGCAGACCGGGCCCGTCGTCTGGGGCACGCCTGGTACGAACGGCCAGCACGCCTACTACCAGCTGCTGCACCAGGGCACGAAGATGATCCCGGCCGACCTCATCGGTTTCGCCGCGCCGGTCGCCGATCTGCAGCCGGGGCTGGTCGCCCAGCACGATCTGCTGATGGCCAATCTCTTCGCCCAGGGCCAGGCACTGGCCTTCGGCAAGACGCCGGACGAGGTGCGCGCCGAGGGCGTGGCCGAGGAGCTGGTGCCGCACAAGACGTTCCCGGGCAACCGCCCCACCACCACCATCCTGGCCGCCGAGCTCAGCCCGTCCGTGCTGGGCCAGTTGATCGCCCTCTACGAGCACAAGGTGTTCGTCCAGGGCGCGGTGTGGAACATCGACTCCTTCGACCAGTGGGGTGTGGAGCTGGGCAAGGTCCTCGCCAAGCGTGTCGAACCGGCCCTGACCGAGGGTGCCGAGGTGCCCGGTCTGGACGCCTCCACGGCCGGTCTGGTCGCCAAGTACCGGGAGCTGCGCGGGCGTTGA